One stretch of Tepidibacter hydrothermalis DNA includes these proteins:
- a CDS encoding DNA helicase, which translates to MKIYSKNIHSNLDSLRIKDSEMHFYENCIDSLSGIGITKIVPVNGINIDLMYIKNNNILFIKFMDTTEEIYSILEDELLEVMEEEYCTLKENLKIYNLDITYNLIYIMPYIEIDIEKNDFINNHIIDNNKYNQLINDISILDKYLMGKNDDVILNLFRFYISPEYHVIKKDNKENTKNKSFKNILFSKDEYKYNSLFLSPSQIEKINSIKYGNTLFIGPNGSSKTTILISRAIKLAKLYPKERFLFITYNKQLMNDIKNQISLLYKLPENLDIYNYHGFIFKLAKDLNLVIDYNKLKLDFSKYFRNVFLQVKNTLKEKKIYKGIFIDGSENFNEEEINFIQGILFKSKNIFNISVDKSGDIQNNIKSFKGFWKNITFDDVVNFEYNYKQTKKISSFVNNFRSNINKYIESLDNNLPNDYYLNTKSLRCEGEDVEIIFVEDIEEKIKSIIWEIQYLVKQKGFNYSDIVIVYPYNKRKLKNGNMIYFQYILRKALEESDIPYVYSNDELTNLSNKNGVTISNIYSINNLEYKALILCQIEMLYGHYLNDSSSNNEINNFIKNLNMICTALTCALDKIIIVTTFKEENSDIIKMIANSL; encoded by the coding sequence TTGAAAATATATTCAAAGAATATTCATTCTAATTTAGATTCTCTTAGAATAAAAGATAGTGAGATGCACTTTTATGAAAATTGTATAGACTCTTTAAGTGGTATAGGTATAACAAAAATAGTTCCTGTAAACGGAATTAATATTGATTTGATGTATATTAAAAATAATAATATTCTATTTATTAAGTTCATGGATACTACTGAAGAAATATACTCTATACTAGAAGATGAGTTGTTAGAAGTAATGGAAGAGGAATATTGTACATTGAAAGAAAATCTAAAAATTTATAATTTAGATATTACATACAATTTAATATATATTATGCCTTATATTGAAATAGATATTGAAAAAAACGATTTTATAAATAACCATATAATTGATAATAATAAATATAATCAATTGATTAATGATATAAGCATATTAGATAAATATTTAATGGGTAAAAATGATGATGTTATTTTAAACTTATTTAGATTCTATATATCACCTGAATATCATGTGATAAAAAAAGATAATAAAGAAAATACAAAAAATAAATCTTTTAAAAACATATTGTTTTCTAAAGATGAGTATAAATATAATTCGTTATTTTTAAGTCCTTCTCAAATAGAAAAAATTAATTCTATAAAATACGGAAATACTTTATTTATAGGTCCTAATGGAAGTTCTAAAACAACTATATTAATATCAAGAGCTATAAAACTTGCTAAATTATATCCAAAGGAAAGGTTTTTATTTATAACATATAATAAGCAATTGATGAATGACATTAAAAATCAAATTAGTTTACTATATAAATTACCTGAGAACTTAGATATATATAATTATCATGGATTTATATTTAAGCTTGCTAAAGATTTAAATTTAGTAATAGATTATAATAAACTTAAACTGGATTTTTCTAAATATTTCAGAAATGTGTTTTTGCAAGTTAAAAATACATTAAAAGAAAAGAAAATATATAAAGGAATTTTTATAGATGGTTCTGAAAATTTCAATGAGGAAGAAATAAATTTTATTCAAGGTATATTATTTAAATCTAAAAATATTTTCAATATATCAGTTGATAAATCTGGAGATATACAGAATAATATAAAATCATTTAAAGGATTTTGGAAAAATATCACTTTTGATGATGTTGTCAATTTTGAATACAATTATAAACAAACAAAAAAAATATCTTCATTTGTAAACAATTTCAGAAGCAATATAAATAAATATATAGAAAGCTTAGATAATAATTTACCTAATGATTATTATTTGAATACAAAATCTTTAAGATGCGAAGGTGAAGATGTAGAAATTATATTTGTTGAAGATATAGAAGAAAAAATCAAATCTATAATATGGGAAATACAGTATTTAGTAAAACAAAAAGGATTTAATTATTCAGATATAGTAATAGTATATCCATACAATAAAAGGAAGTTGAAAAATGGAAATATGATATATTTTCAATATATTTTGAGAAAAGCGTTGGAAGAAAGCGATATCCCTTATGTATATTCAAATGATGAATTAACTAATTTAAGCAATAAAAATGGAGTAACAATATCTAATATATACTCTATAAATAATCTAGAATATAAAGCACTTATACTATGTCAAATTGAAATGTTATATGGTCATTATTTAAATGATTCTAGTTCTAATAATGAAATCAATAATTTTATAAAAAACTTAAATATGATATGTACTGCTTTAACATGTGCTCTAGATAAGATTATAATAGTAACAACATTTAAAGAAGAGAATAGTGATATAATAAAAATGATTGCAAATTCTTTATAA